The Phoenix dactylifera cultivar Barhee BC4 chromosome 12, palm_55x_up_171113_PBpolish2nd_filt_p, whole genome shotgun sequence genome has a window encoding:
- the LOC103708907 gene encoding aminoacyl tRNA synthase complex-interacting multifunctional protein 1 isoform X1, translating into MTAAMESKGSGGVDIASNRNKAILHALSKRLSFDRKKFPSESIGGYDIMSLISNILQLSASGVPLQNPDEIMKWVTFASDFPSEADACHATLKGLNEDLAQRAVLLGDGLKPSVADIVVFSTLHHFVSQLTASDMQKFSNVMRWMDYIQNKEDFGGEHKMIVINKPVFEPLCSKKADKTDADLTSKKVTQGPKNVDKPEGNIDPKKGAAEKKASGDDKAAETSTKNNKPTEEKKKASEKASAEKETECSITILNIQVGVIRKAWKHPSADSLLVEEIDLGDGNLRQVVSGLAKFCSPDDLLNRRVVLITNVKPGKLRDVMSAGLVLCASNQDHTVVEPLIPPEGAKLGECVSFSGYEGKPEDILNPKKKQLEKITPHLYTDDKGVATYKGTPFMTSAGPCASSISNASIK; encoded by the exons ATGACTGCGGCGATGGAGTCGAAGGGTTCCGGCGGCGTAGACATCGCTTCCAATCGGAACAAAGCGATCCTTCACGCTCTCTCCAAGCGCCTATCGTTCGATCGA AAGAAATTTCCAAGTGAAAGCATTGGAGGATATGACATTATGAGCCTGATTTCAAACATATTGCAGCTATCAGCTAGTGGGGTTCCTTTGCAGAATCCTGATGAG ATTATGAAATGGGTAACATTTGCGAGCGACTTTCCTAGTGAAGCTGATGCTTGCCATGCAACACTCAAAGGTCTGAATGAAGATTTGGCCCAGAGGGCTGTTTTATTGGGTGATGGACTTAAACCCTCAGTGGCTGATATTGTTGTGTTTTCCACACTGCATCATTTTGTG AGCCAACTTACTGCCTCAGATATGCAAAAGTTTTCTAATGTGATGAGGTGGATGGACTACATTCAG AACAAGGAAGATTTTGGTGGAGAGCATAAAATGATTGTCATTAACAAGCCTGTATTTGAACCTCTT TGCTCAAAGAAAGCAGATAAGACAGATGCCGATCTGACTTCAAAAAAAGTTACTCAGGGTCCAAAGAATGTAGACAAGCCTGAAGGAAATATTGATCCAAAGAAAGGTGCTGCCGAG aaaaaagctTCTGGAGATGATAAAGCTGCTGAGACatcaacaaaaaataataaacccactgaggaaaaaaagaaagcttcagAAAAAGCATCTGCTGAGAAGGAAACAGAATGCAGTATTACAATTCTTAATATACAGGTTGGTGTTATTCGCAAGGCATGGAAGCATCCATCTGCTGACAG TTTATTGGTTGAGGAGATAGATTTGGGAGATGGCAACTTACGCCAGGTAGTTAGCGGTCTTGCAAAGTTTTGTAGCCCGGATGACCTATTA AATCGCCGTGTAGTGCTTATTACAAATGTGAAGCCTGGAAAGCTGCGAGATGTAATGTCTGCTGGACTG GTTTTATGTGCTTCTAATCAAGATCATACAGTTGTGGAGCCTTTGATTCCTCCAGAAGGAGCCAAACTTGGAGAATGTGTTTCATTTTCAGG GTATGAGGGAAAGCCAGAAGATATCCTAAATCCAAAGAAAAAACAGTTGGAGAAGATCACACCG CATCTATATACCGATGACAAAGGTGTGGCAACATACAAGGGAACACCATTTATGACATCTGCTGGCCCATGCGCATCGTCCATTTCCAATGCAAGCATCAAGTGA
- the LOC103708907 gene encoding probable methionine--tRNA ligase isoform X2: protein MTAAMESKGSGGVDIASNRNKAILHALSKRLSFDRKKFPSESIGGYDIMSLISNILQLSASGVPLQNPDEIMKWVTFASDFPSEADACHATLKGLNEDLAQRAVLLGDGLKPSVADIVVFSTLHHFVSQLTASDMQKFSNVMRWMDYIQCSKKADKTDADLTSKKVTQGPKNVDKPEGNIDPKKGAAEKKASGDDKAAETSTKNNKPTEEKKKASEKASAEKETECSITILNIQVGVIRKAWKHPSADSLLVEEIDLGDGNLRQVVSGLAKFCSPDDLLNRRVVLITNVKPGKLRDVMSAGLVLCASNQDHTVVEPLIPPEGAKLGECVSFSGYEGKPEDILNPKKKQLEKITPHLYTDDKGVATYKGTPFMTSAGPCASSISNASIK from the exons ATGACTGCGGCGATGGAGTCGAAGGGTTCCGGCGGCGTAGACATCGCTTCCAATCGGAACAAAGCGATCCTTCACGCTCTCTCCAAGCGCCTATCGTTCGATCGA AAGAAATTTCCAAGTGAAAGCATTGGAGGATATGACATTATGAGCCTGATTTCAAACATATTGCAGCTATCAGCTAGTGGGGTTCCTTTGCAGAATCCTGATGAG ATTATGAAATGGGTAACATTTGCGAGCGACTTTCCTAGTGAAGCTGATGCTTGCCATGCAACACTCAAAGGTCTGAATGAAGATTTGGCCCAGAGGGCTGTTTTATTGGGTGATGGACTTAAACCCTCAGTGGCTGATATTGTTGTGTTTTCCACACTGCATCATTTTGTG AGCCAACTTACTGCCTCAGATATGCAAAAGTTTTCTAATGTGATGAGGTGGATGGACTACATTCAG TGCTCAAAGAAAGCAGATAAGACAGATGCCGATCTGACTTCAAAAAAAGTTACTCAGGGTCCAAAGAATGTAGACAAGCCTGAAGGAAATATTGATCCAAAGAAAGGTGCTGCCGAG aaaaaagctTCTGGAGATGATAAAGCTGCTGAGACatcaacaaaaaataataaacccactgaggaaaaaaagaaagcttcagAAAAAGCATCTGCTGAGAAGGAAACAGAATGCAGTATTACAATTCTTAATATACAGGTTGGTGTTATTCGCAAGGCATGGAAGCATCCATCTGCTGACAG TTTATTGGTTGAGGAGATAGATTTGGGAGATGGCAACTTACGCCAGGTAGTTAGCGGTCTTGCAAAGTTTTGTAGCCCGGATGACCTATTA AATCGCCGTGTAGTGCTTATTACAAATGTGAAGCCTGGAAAGCTGCGAGATGTAATGTCTGCTGGACTG GTTTTATGTGCTTCTAATCAAGATCATACAGTTGTGGAGCCTTTGATTCCTCCAGAAGGAGCCAAACTTGGAGAATGTGTTTCATTTTCAGG GTATGAGGGAAAGCCAGAAGATATCCTAAATCCAAAGAAAAAACAGTTGGAGAAGATCACACCG CATCTATATACCGATGACAAAGGTGTGGCAACATACAAGGGAACACCATTTATGACATCTGCTGGCCCATGCGCATCGTCCATTTCCAATGCAAGCATCAAGTGA